In the genome of Luteitalea pratensis, the window CAGGATCTCAGGAACCCAGGGCTTAGGGCTTAGGCTCAGAATCTCGAGCTCAGCCGCAGCGGGGACACACGCCAGCGCCCTTGAAAACCTGGAACCTGCAGCCGGCATGTCATTTGACGATCCCGACCGTAGCTGTGGCGGTACAACATACAGGTCCTGGACGCCTGTGACCGCAATAACTGGTGTTGGTGCGCTAGACCGTAAGCCCTAAGCCTCAGCCCGTAGCCCGTAGCCCGTAGGCCGTAGCCTGTAGGCTGTAGGCTGCAGGCTGCAGGCTACAAGTCGTCGCTGAGTTCCCTCATCACCCCCGCGACACGGGCAAACAAGCCGTCAGGCGCCCGCGGGTCTTCCGGCATCGGCTTCAACACCTCCGCCTTCGTGAAGCCCGGGGCGACCTCGCCGGCCGTGGCGCGGACGGTCCACCACGACGGTCCGCGGCCCTTGGCGACGGGCTGATGCGTGGCGGGCGCCTGACGCGCCGAGGGGCCGGGCCTGCCGGGGAAGGCCGGGCTCCCGCCTTCGCCAGGGCTTCGGCGGGCATGCGGAGAGCCGGCCCTACCAATCGAAGGCGCGACCGCAGGAGGCGCAAGATCCAGCTTGAGATGACCCGGCGGCACGAGCCGGAGGTCGACCCGGCGGTCCACCACCGACAGCAGTCGCAGTGGGTCCACGTTGGCTGCATCCCGGAACTTGAAGACGATCGTCTTGCCCTCGCGCTCGATGGCATCGAGCTTGAGGTGATCGGCCATGACCCGCAGGCGAGCATGATCGGCCAGGCTCAGCACCGATTCCGGCACCGGGCCATACCGATCGCGTACGTCGTCCACCACGCGATCGACCTCGGGCCCGGTGCGGGCCTGCGCGACCTGGCGATAGATGCCCAGCCGCTGGTTCGTGTCCGGGATGTAGCCTTCGTCGATGCGGAACTCGACGCCCAGGTTGACGGTCGCGCGCCGGTCGTCCTCGAGGTCCTCGCCCTTCAGTTCGCGAATCGTCTCTTCGAGGAGCTTGGTGTACATCTCGAAGCCGATCGCTTCGATATGGCCACTCTGCTCGCCGCCGAGCAGGTTGCCGGCGCCGCGGATCTCGAGGTCGAGTGCCGCGATGCGGAAGCCGCTGCCGAGGGCGCTGAACTCCTTGATCGCCGCGAGGCGCTTGCGCGCGACCTCCGAGAGCGAGTCCACGGGCGGGATCAACAGGTACGCATACGCGCGCCGGTCCGATCGGCCGACGCGCCCGCGCAACTGGTACAACTGACCGAGCCCATAGCGGTCGGCGCGGTTGATGATCATCGTGTTGGCGTTCGGGATGTCCAGGCCGTTCTCGATGATCGTCGTCGCCAGCAACACGTCGTAGCGACGCTCGATGAAGTCCACCATGACCTTCTCGAGCGCGTCCTCGCCCATCTGCCCGTGACCGACGCCGATGCGCGCGCCGTCGGGCGACACGCGTTGCAGCAGACCCGCCATCGAGTGGATGGACTCGACGCGGTTGTGCACGACGTAGACCTGCCCGCCGCGTTCGAGTTCCTTGGCGATCGCCGTACCGATGATCTTCGGGTCGAACGGCAGCACCGCGGTCTGCACGGCCTGCCGATCGTGGGGCGCGGTCTCGATCACCGACATGTCGCGAATGCCGACGAGCGACATGTTGAGGGTGCGCGGGATGGGCGTCGCACTCATCGTGAGCACGTCGACGCGCTTGCGCATCTGCTTGATGCGCTCCTTGTGGGTGACGCCGAAGCGCTGCTCTTCGTCGACCACGAGCAATCCGAGGTCCCTGAACTCGACGTCCTTGGCGAGCAGGCGATGCGTGCCGACGAGGATGTCCAGCTTGCCCTCGCGCAGGTGCTTCAACGATTCGGCCTGCTCGGCCCTGCTGCGAAACCGGCTGACCATGTCGATACGCACCGGAAACGCCGCAAAGCGCGTGCGCAACGTCTTCAGATGCTGCAGCGCGAGCACCGTCGTCGGTGCCAGCACGGCCACCTGCTTGCCGTCCATGACCGCCTTGAAGGCGGCGCGCATCGCCACTTCCGTCTTGCCATAGCCGACATCGCCGCACAGCAACCGATCCATCGGCGTCGACGACTCCATGTCGCGCTTGATGTCGATGACCGAGTTGGCCTGGTCAGGCGTGAGGTCGTATGGAAAGGCGCCCTCGAATTCCTCCTGCCAGTGCGTGTCCGGCGGGAAGGCGTGGCCCTGGACGGCCTTGCGCGCGGCATAGAGCTTGAGCAGCTCGTCGGCCATGTCGCGCATCGCCTTCCTGACGCGCGACTTGGCCTTCTCCCACGTCGCGCCACCGAGGCGATCGAGTGTCGGGCGGCCGCTGCCCGAGAACTTCTGGACCAGGTCGAGCCGATCGACCGGGACGAAGAGCTTGTCGTCGCCGGCATAGCGCAGCTCCATGAACTCGCGCGTCTCGTGACCGACGTTGATCTGCTTCAGCCCGACGAAGACACCAATGCCGTTGTCGACGTGGACGACGTGGTCGCCGACCTTGAGATCGCGGAAGTCCGAGAGGAAGGCCTTGGCGGCCGAGGCGCGGCGCTGGTGGCCGACACGTTCCTCGTCGAAGATGTCGGTCTCGGCAAAGAGCCGCATCTTCGCGGCAGGAAGACGGAACCCCTGGGTGAGCTGACCGGTCGTGACGAGC includes:
- the mfd gene encoding transcription-repair coupling factor, with translation MSGTSGSSLSLRFLLKDAASTTGLAAAATCLSGLTPAAKALAVAAASQNAPAVVIVPADKDIEAFVSDARFFLGSIEGLSGAALDRGVLALPSPEVDPYRGLLPHFDVASARARALHALATGHARVVVASAAALLPRLPDPATLVAASLELAPGDDIDPMELADILVRAGFTREDPVDQHGEFSIRGGVADIFPAGDRLPVRLEFIGDTIESIRQFDPATQRSVAALDRVTVAPVRETADTLEGRDAERPATFFSYLGRASRLRLFVSEFDKVREAGDRRFTTLLDSYHDALAREERVVPPAKLMLPWPDVMSMLPSATKLETFAADLDMVDGAADSLDAVRATVSERYVSCQPVPTFHGRVPEWVGELRAAREQGETSVLVAETAGRAERVIEILRDYGVVAVDISRAEVTSGSALLVTTGQLTQGFRLPAAKMRLFAETDIFDEERVGHQRRASAAKAFLSDFRDLKVGDHVVHVDNGIGVFVGLKQINVGHETREFMELRYAGDDKLFVPVDRLDLVQKFSGSGRPTLDRLGGATWEKAKSRVRKAMRDMADELLKLYAARKAVQGHAFPPDTHWQEEFEGAFPYDLTPDQANSVIDIKRDMESSTPMDRLLCGDVGYGKTEVAMRAAFKAVMDGKQVAVLAPTTVLALQHLKTLRTRFAAFPVRIDMVSRFRSRAEQAESLKHLREGKLDILVGTHRLLAKDVEFRDLGLLVVDEEQRFGVTHKERIKQMRKRVDVLTMSATPIPRTLNMSLVGIRDMSVIETAPHDRQAVQTAVLPFDPKIIGTAIAKELERGGQVYVVHNRVESIHSMAGLLQRVSPDGARIGVGHGQMGEDALEKVMVDFIERRYDVLLATTIIENGLDIPNANTMIINRADRYGLGQLYQLRGRVGRSDRRAYAYLLIPPVDSLSEVARKRLAAIKEFSALGSGFRIAALDLEIRGAGNLLGGEQSGHIEAIGFEMYTKLLEETIRELKGEDLEDDRRATVNLGVEFRIDEGYIPDTNQRLGIYRQVAQARTGPEVDRVVDDVRDRYGPVPESVLSLADHARLRVMADHLKLDAIEREGKTIVFKFRDAANVDPLRLLSVVDRRVDLRLVPPGHLKLDLAPPAVAPSIGRAGSPHARRSPGEGGSPAFPGRPGPSARQAPATHQPVAKGRGPSWWTVRATAGEVAPGFTKAEVLKPMPEDPRAPDGLFARVAGVMRELSDDL